One part of the Larimichthys crocea isolate SSNF chromosome XIX, L_crocea_2.0, whole genome shotgun sequence genome encodes these proteins:
- the LOC104931475 gene encoding uncharacterized protein LOC104931475 isoform X1, whose amino-acid sequence MEEVKSGKLLLELNMVRRMMKMAAVAPVTALLLCCSFFASADSTDSCSHYATTNEDFIVPLNHELQKSERLSWKHDASKIYDSIRDRAMKRKDIFANGSLKLTKVNKSSEGLYTPEVFTLNGEAVPKLQTIHLCVLDRVPKPTVTITCPKPTSVKVTCTVKDPKGIQFAWFKNDKPSEKKEKDSILVFKAEDVETVSFRCEVSNKASSQKSDPVTQSCFSSGITFPEELFGINIWIIVGGGAGVVVLLILIVIICCIHNRRKKRVQLKDEEELRLGWTNPNQQQQQQHHHHQHNHPPNQHHHHHHQQQQQPAGHTGPRQPRKKQQHNTRPRAPDPNGQPEPSPRRQGLSLPKVPDSVDDEQPPPLPQPRKKGPKTQRV is encoded by the exons CTGAACATggtgaggaggatgatgaagatggctGCTGTCGCCCCCGTCACTGCGctcctgctctgctgctccTTCTTCGCCTCTGCGG ATTCGACGGACAGTTGTAGCCACTATGCTACAACGAACGAGGACTTCATTGTGCCGCTGAACCACGAACTGCAAAAATCAGAACGTTTGTCATGGAAGCACGACGCATCCAAGATCTACGACAGCATACGAGACAGAGCGATGAAGAGGAAGGATATTTTTGCCAATGGATCTTTGAAGCTGACAAAAGTGAACAAAAGCAGTGAAGGGCTGTACACCCCTGAGgtttttactttaaatggaGAGGCAGTACCAAAACTGCAAACGATACATTTGTGTGTACTGG ATCGTGTCCCGAAGCCGACAGTGACTATTACATGTCCTAAACCTACTTCTGTCAAAGTTACCTGCACGGTTAAG GACCCCAAAGGCATCCAGTTTGCATGGTTTAAGAATGATAAGCCgtcagagaaaaaggagaaagattCGATTCTGGTATTTAAAGCAGAAGATGTGGAAACAGTTTCTTTTCGTTGTGAGGTTTCCAACAAGGCCAGCTCTCAGAAGAGTGACCCTGTTACACAAAGCTGCTTTTCGTCCG gGATCACTTTTCCTGAAGAACTATTCGGAATTAACATCTGGATTATTGTGGGTGGTGGAGCAG GTGTTGTCGTGTTGCTAATTCTCATCGTCATTATTTGCTGCATCCACAACAGACGGAAAAAACGTGTGCAACTGAAGG ATGAGGAGGAGCTTCGTTTGGGTTGGACCAATCctaaccaacaacaacagcagcaacatcatcatcaccaacaTAATCATCCACCCAatcagcatcaccaccaccatcaccagcagcagcagcagccggccGGCCACACCGGTCCTCGCCAGCCTCGCaagaaacagcagcacaacacGCGTCCCAGGGCCCCCGACCCCAACGGTCAGCCTGAGCCCAGCCCCAGAAGACAAGGACTGAGT CTCCCCAAAGTGCCTGATAGCGTCGATGACGAGCAgccgcctcctcttcctcagccCAGGAAGAAAGGTCCCAAAACTCAGAGAGTGTGA
- the LOC104931475 gene encoding uncharacterized protein LOC104931475 isoform X2 → MVRRMMKMAAVAPVTALLLCCSFFASADSTDSCSHYATTNEDFIVPLNHELQKSERLSWKHDASKIYDSIRDRAMKRKDIFANGSLKLTKVNKSSEGLYTPEVFTLNGEAVPKLQTIHLCVLDRVPKPTVTITCPKPTSVKVTCTVKDPKGIQFAWFKNDKPSEKKEKDSILVFKAEDVETVSFRCEVSNKASSQKSDPVTQSCFSSGITFPEELFGINIWIIVGGGAGVVVLLILIVIICCIHNRRKKRVQLKDEEELRLGWTNPNQQQQQQHHHHQHNHPPNQHHHHHHQQQQQPAGHTGPRQPRKKQQHNTRPRAPDPNGQPEPSPRRQGLSLPKVPDSVDDEQPPPLPQPRKKGPKTQRV, encoded by the exons ATggtgaggaggatgatgaagatggctGCTGTCGCCCCCGTCACTGCGctcctgctctgctgctccTTCTTCGCCTCTGCGG ATTCGACGGACAGTTGTAGCCACTATGCTACAACGAACGAGGACTTCATTGTGCCGCTGAACCACGAACTGCAAAAATCAGAACGTTTGTCATGGAAGCACGACGCATCCAAGATCTACGACAGCATACGAGACAGAGCGATGAAGAGGAAGGATATTTTTGCCAATGGATCTTTGAAGCTGACAAAAGTGAACAAAAGCAGTGAAGGGCTGTACACCCCTGAGgtttttactttaaatggaGAGGCAGTACCAAAACTGCAAACGATACATTTGTGTGTACTGG ATCGTGTCCCGAAGCCGACAGTGACTATTACATGTCCTAAACCTACTTCTGTCAAAGTTACCTGCACGGTTAAG GACCCCAAAGGCATCCAGTTTGCATGGTTTAAGAATGATAAGCCgtcagagaaaaaggagaaagattCGATTCTGGTATTTAAAGCAGAAGATGTGGAAACAGTTTCTTTTCGTTGTGAGGTTTCCAACAAGGCCAGCTCTCAGAAGAGTGACCCTGTTACACAAAGCTGCTTTTCGTCCG gGATCACTTTTCCTGAAGAACTATTCGGAATTAACATCTGGATTATTGTGGGTGGTGGAGCAG GTGTTGTCGTGTTGCTAATTCTCATCGTCATTATTTGCTGCATCCACAACAGACGGAAAAAACGTGTGCAACTGAAGG ATGAGGAGGAGCTTCGTTTGGGTTGGACCAATCctaaccaacaacaacagcagcaacatcatcatcaccaacaTAATCATCCACCCAatcagcatcaccaccaccatcaccagcagcagcagcagccggccGGCCACACCGGTCCTCGCCAGCCTCGCaagaaacagcagcacaacacGCGTCCCAGGGCCCCCGACCCCAACGGTCAGCCTGAGCCCAGCCCCAGAAGACAAGGACTGAGT CTCCCCAAAGTGCCTGATAGCGTCGATGACGAGCAgccgcctcctcttcctcagccCAGGAAGAAAGGTCCCAAAACTCAGAGAGTGTGA